TGCAGCAAAAGCAAAAAAACATATTTTTTGCGAAAAACCTTTAAGTATGGATACAAATGAAGAATCAAGTTTAAAAGTATTACGTGCGGTGAAGGAAAATGATGTTAAAATGCAGATTGCGTTCAATCGACGAGTGGATCGTCAATTTAGAAAAATCTATCAAGATGTTAGAGATGGTAAAATAGGTGATCCTCAAATAATAAAAATTACTTCGAGAGATCCTGATTTATTACCACATGAGTTAATAAAACGTATTGGAGGATTGTTATTCGATTTTACCATGCATGATTTTGATATGGCTAGATATATGGCTGGAAGTAACATTAAAGAAGTTTATGCTAGAGGAAACACGCTTATTGATCCAACTTTAAAAGATATAAACGATATTGATACATTAGCAATAGTATTAGAATTTGAAAATGGTTCATTTGGCTTAATTGATAATAGCCGTCGTGCCGTATATGGTTATGACCAACGGGTAGAAGTATTTGGTTCTAAAGGAATGCTTAAAGCAGAAAATGTAAGCGATTCAACTGTTGAATTGTATGGAGAACAGTCGTTAGAGATGGAAAATCCATTACCAATCTTTATGGAACGTTATCATCAAGCATATGATACTGAGGTACGTTTATTTGTAGAAGCTATTTTAAATAATCAACCATTAGTCGCAACAGGTATGGATGTTATCATGGCGCAAAGAGCAGCTGTTGCAGCACAAGAATCTATTGCAACCGGCAAACCTGTGGTAGTAGATACAACTTATCCAAAAATTTAAAAAATTAATATATAAATGGAGGAAATACAAATGACAATTAAGTTAGGGATTGCACCAATCGCTTGGACAAATGATGATATGCCGGAATTAGGTAAGGAAAATACGTTTGAACAATGTATCAGTGAAATGGCATTAGCAGGGTACACAGGAACAGAAATTGGAAACAAATATCCGAAAAATCCAGAAGAATTAAAAAGTTACTTAGAACCACGTGGATTATCAGTAGCTAGTGCCTGGTTTAGTGCTTTTTTAACAACCAAACCATTTGAAGAAACAGAAGAGGCTTTTATGTTACATCGTGACTTTTTGCATGCAATGGGAGCAAAAGTCATCGTTGTGTCAGAACAAGGACATAGTGTACAAGGTCAAATGGAGACACCTGTTTTTGATAAAAAACCTGAATTTACAGAAGATGAATGGGAAAAATTAACAAGTGGGTTAGATAAATTAGGCGAGTTGGCAAATGAAAAAGACATGTCTATTGTTTACCACCACCATATGGGGACAGGTGTCCAAACAACTGATGAAATCAATCGTTTGATGGCTGAGACAGATCCTAAAAAAGTGTCACTATTATATGATACTGGTCACTTAGTTTTCTCAGGCGAAGATCCGATTGAAGTGTATCAAACACACAAAGACCGTATTAAACATATTCACTTTAAAGATATTCGTAAGGAAAAAATGGAAGAAGTTAAAACAAACTCATTTAGTTTCTTAAAAGGCGTTAAAGAAGGTGTGTTCACTGTTCCTGGAGATGGCATGATTGATTTTACACCAATTTGGCAAGAAATTGAAAAAGATGGTTATGAAGGATGGATTGTCGTAGAGGCAGAACAAGACCCATCAAAAGCTAATCCATTTATTTATGCAAAAGCTGCTCGTAATTATATTAATTTAATTACTGGTTTATAATGAAAATTTTTCTTAGAAGAAGGGTGAAAAAATGATAAATAAAGAATTAAGAATCGGTGTAATAGGTGTTGGAGCTATTGGAACAGAGCATATAAAAAGAATTAATCATAAAATAAAAGGTGCTAGAGTCGTTGGCATTTATGATATTTTAGAAGAAGAAAAAAAGCAATTAGCAGATGAAATGGGAATCATATTTTATGGTAGTGGGGAGGACTTAATTTCTTCAGATGACGTCGATGCCATATTGATTACTTCCATTGATGAAACACATGCAGATTATGTATTAAAAGCGTTAGCACAAGAAAAGTATGTATTCTGTGAAAAACCTTTAGCTATAGATAATCAATCATGCGCTAAAATTGTTGAAGCAGAAGTGAAATGCGGTCGACGCTTGGTACAAGTAGGTTTTATGAGACGCTATGATAAAGGTTATATGGAGTTAAAAAAATTAATTGAATCTAAATCATATGGGGAAGTATTAATGCTACATTGTGCGCATAGAAATCCAGAATCTGGCTTACACTACACAACGCCAATGTCTATTATCCAAACGGCAGTGCATGAAATTGATGTGCTACGTTGGTTATTACAAGACGACTATGTTTCAGTTGAAAGTATACTGCCTAAAAAACAAACTAAAATGACACATGACAATTTACATGATCCACAAATTTTAGTATTAGAGACAAAAAATGGTGTGGTGATCCAGTTAGAAATTTTCGTTAATTGTCAATTTGGTTATGATATTAAATGTGAAGTAGTATGTGAAAATGGAGAGTTAGGATTAGTGGATCCACACTATACTTATGTCAAACATAATTTTTCTAATCAGACACCAATATCGCCTGATTGGCAGACACGTTTTAAAGAAGCGTATGATACAGAGTTTCAATTATGGGTTAATGGCGTATTGAATAATAAATTGGAAGGACCATCTTCATGGGATGGGTATGTCGCTTCTATTATCACAACAGCAGGAACGGAATCAACAAATAAAGGTGAAAAAATAAATGTTATGCTTCAAGAAAAACCAAGTATTTATTAAAACACTTATAAATAAAGGAGGTGAGATTTTATAGTAAAGATATAACTCTATAGCATAGCACTAAACGACAAAATAGGGTTGTTATCTATGATGTATCGAAAAATATTATACCTACACAGAATAATATAGTTATAAAAATGGTAATATAGGCATTTTTATAGTAAAAAACAAACTGGCTATTAATAGTAGTATCTAGTTTGTTTTTTTATATGAAGGATGCTTAAAAAAGTAGATTAACATTGTTGATACTATAAAAATAAAAAACAAGATTAGAGCTTTATTCTAATCTTGTTTTTTATTTATTGTCTAAAAGATAACTACAGGAACACCAACATCAATCATATTAAATAATTTAGCACACACATCAGGGGGTGTGTTAATACAGCCATGTGATCCCACTGTCGTATATGATGTTCCTCCATAAGCATTGGCATTTTGCCACGGGGAATCATGAATTCCTACCCCCGTCCAATCGATTGGCATCCAATAATCAACAGGGCTTGCATAATCTTCACCGCGAAGAGTTTCATTTCGCTTTTTGTTCCAAACATAGAACACCCCGGAAGGAGTAGGTGTACTTGGTTTTCCAGAAATAATGTCTGTATCTAAAGCAACTTTTCCATCTTTGTAGTACCACATGTGTTGAGCTTGTAAGTCAACTTCTATATAAGTGTTTGATAGAAGAGCTGATTCGGGAGTAGCGCTTCCTTGATAAGCAGGAACACGATCTGTGAAACCTTTACCAGATAAAATTAGTTTTGTCAGTTGTTCTGTTTCACTATCTGTTGCAATTGTCCAACTATAAGACCCAGCAGGAACACTCACTTCTCCACGTTTTGTGCTATTAAATTTTGTTGGATTAGTACTAGTATTGTACTGTTGCCCAAGTTGAGTGACATATTCTTTTACTAAGTCTTGATTTAAAGTAACATCACCTTTATCGTTTGTTGTTAACCAACTAGCAATTGTCTCTTTAGGGATTGCCACTTTTTGCCCATTAATGAGGTACGTAGCATTGACCTCTGTTAACTTATTTATGTCCGCTAATTCTTTTTTTAATTGCGTATCTGTTGCCAAAACAGTTGGTTTTTGGACATAGGATTCTAAGTTTATAGACCCTTTGCCTTCTTTAACATGAGATTCAAATGCTGAAATAAATTTATTAACATCAATAGAATTTCCAGCTACTTCGTCTGTAATTTGAAATGAACCATCTTTCATTTCAATTTTTGCATTTTTTGTGGGTGTGCGCTCTTTATTAAAGTTCGTTAAGGCTGTTTTTAAAGCATTAGATTGTTTAGTTAGTTCGTCTTTGTTATAATCAGTCATCACAATGGGCACATTTTTAGGTTGATTGACGTAATTCATAAACCACAACCAAGGATTTTGTTTTGCAATAGTATCAGAGACAGTCTTATTAACATCAAAAGTGATTCCTAGTTGTTGTTTAGGAATGGCTTTCCAAGTTTTATCATTATCTAGTATAACGAATTCATTCTCATGAATATTGTCCTTAAGCTTTTTTTCTGCTTGTTTTCTAGATAATTGGCTGACATCTATTTGTCCAATCTTTGTATTGGGCAAAAATTTATTCTGATAAGTAATAGCAAAATACGAATAGATACTAACAATGACTAGTACCATAATTAAAGGCACTAATAACAACGACTTACGTTTCATGTGAAGCCCCTTCCTATGATAAAAATTGTAATATTATTGTAACATATTCTTTTCTAAAAACAATATAAGTGCTTTAAAAACACCTATATAATGAGAAAAGACTAGAATTTATCATTCTAGTCTTTTATTATTTTAATTAATAAGAACATGATTTATTCAAATGCTTCATCTAGTATTTCTTGTAGACGTTTTGCAGATAAGTCAAATTTTTCTTGTTCAGCATCTGTTAATGGAAGTTCGATAACATGGCTGATTCCTTGGCGATTTACCACAGCTGGAGCACCGATATAAATATCGTTTAATCCATATTGTCCATCTAAGTAAACAGATAAAGGTAATACGGCATTTTCATCATAAAGAATGGCTTTAGTAATACGAGCTAAAGCAACAGCAATTCCATAGAAAGTAGCCCCTTTCTTATCAATGATGGTATATGCTGCATCACGGACTTTAAAGAAAATGTTAACCAATTCTTCTTCATCAATTTCAGGATGATCTGAAACCCATTCGTAAATTTGCAATCCAGCAATATTAGCATGAGACCAAACTGGAAATTCTGTATCACCGTGTTCACCTAAAATATATCCATGGACATTTCTTGCATCAACGTCTACTAACTCAGCAATGGTTTGTCTAAAACGAGCAGAGTCAAGAGAAGTTCCGCTACCGATAACTTTGTGTTTTGGAAATCCAGAGAATTTCCATGTAGCATAAGTTAAAATATCAACAGGATTAGTTGCGATTAAGAAGATACCATTAAATCCTGAAGAAACGATATCATCAACAATGGATTTGAAAATTTTTAAATTTTTATTAACTAAATCTAGACGTGTTTCACCGGGTTTTTGTGCAGCACCTGCAGTAATCACCACTATGTCAGCATCTTTACAATCAGCGTAAGTTGCAGCATAGATTTTTTTAGGAGAAGTGAATGCTAGAGCGTGAGATAAATCAAGGGCATCCCCTTCTGCTTTGTTTACATCAATATCAATAATACCAATTTCTTGTGCGATGTTTTGTGTCACAAGGGAAAAAATATAACTTGAACCAACAGCCCCATTGCCGACAACGATAATTTTTTGATGATCAATACTTATGTGTTCCATTACAATCGCTCCCTTTTTTATTTACTCCATGTTAAATTATAACACTAAATTATGAAAAAACCTATGAAAAAGATCATTTAACAAATAATAGTCTATTAATCAAACGTTAATTAAAAGTCTTAATAGTTTCTTATTTATAGAATATAAAAAGGTATGGTATACTATTTTAGAGCCTTTTAGTTTAAATACAATGAAAAAACACGTGTCTTCTAACCCGTGTTTTTTGATGTTATAGGAGATATAGATTATGAAATTAATTGTTGGATTGGGAAATCCTGGAGCGAAGTATCGAACAACTCGACATAATATTGGATTTATTACATTAGATGAGATTGCCTATCAAGAAAATATTGAATTTAATAAATCTCAATTTGAAGCCGACACGGCAGAGTTTTTTGTAGATGGTGAAAAGGTGTTATTAGCAAAGCCTCAAACATTTATGAATGAATCAGGTCGTAGTGTAGGACCATTGATGACTTATTATAACATTTCACCCGAAAATGTTTTAGTCATTTATGATGATTTAGATTTACCTGTAGGAAAAGTAAGATTGCGTCAAAAAGGAAGTGCTGGTGGACATAATGGTATTAAAAGTTTAATTTCACATATTGGAACACCTGAGTTTAATCGTGTACGAATAGGGATTGATCGCCCAAATCGCGGAGAAGAAGTGATAGCTCATGTTTTAGGTAATTTTCCTAAAAACACACATGAAGACATGCTGTCAGCTGTAAAATTAGCGGCAGATGCGAGTTTGTATTGGGCACAAGGGCATTCATTTGTTGAGACTATGAATCAATACAATAGTAAGAAATAAAGGGGGTCAGATGATTAATATGTACCTCAATCAAAGTATGATGACTATAATAGAACAAGATGAACAAGTGAAAGAGTGGCTTGATAATAGTGAGACACAAAAATCACAATTGATTACAGGTTTAGCTGGTTCAGCTAAGAGCTTAGTGATGTCGACGTTGCTGAAAAAAAATAAAAAGATCATGATTGTGACCCCTAATTTATATTATGGGACTAAATTGATGGACGACTTGCAACACATTGTTGACGAGTCTTATTTGCATTTCTTCCCTGTTGATGAAGTGGCAGCAGTTGAAATGTCCTTTTCTTCTCCGGAAGCACTAGCTGAGAGGATTAATAGCATGGTGTTTTTAAATAGTGATGAGCCAGGGATTATCGTTACACCATTAGCTGGATTACGTCGTTTTTTACCAGCTCCTAATAATTGGAAAAATAGTGTGTTATCTGTTGAAGTAGGAGGTATAATCGATTTAACAACTTTACCCGAAACATTAGTCTCTCTAGGGTATGTTAGAGAACAAATGATAGGAAAACCAGGTGAATTTAGTATTAGAGGAAGTATCATTGATATTTATCCTTTAACTAGTGAATACCCTGTGCGTATCGATTTGTTTGATGATGAGATTGATTCGTTGCGTTTGTTTGATGTAGAAACCCAACGTTCGTTATCAGATGTAGAGAATATATTAATTCCACCAGCTATGGATCAAGTGGTAACAAAAGATGAATTAGCAAACGCGGCAAGTGTATTAGATGAGGCGTTAAGTAAAAAAATTGATGGCATAAAAGATATTGATAGAAAAAATCAGTTAACTGCTTATAAAAATTATACAGTGGGTGAGTGGGGCAGTGGCCATCCAACTGATGATATTAGTCAATATATTGATATGATTTATGAGGAAAAATATCATTTAAGTGATTATTTATCTCATGACGATTTGGTGGTATTTGATGATTATAGTCGCATGATTGATACGGAAAAAGAGATTTTACGAGAAGAAGCAGAATGGTTAACGATCAAGTTAGAAGATAATCCAGTGTTTGAAGACCGAACGCTTGGTGGTGATTTTAGACAGATTATGAAAAAAATGCCACAACATCGGACATTTTTCTCTCTGTTTCAAAAAGGGATGGGAAATTTGCGTTTTTCTTCCATTTATCCGTTTGAATACCGTGCGATGCAACAATTCTTTGGACAGTTGCCGCTCTTAAAGGCAGAGATGGATCGTTGGGCAAAACAAAAACAAACGGTCGTGGTACTAGTCGAAGATACCGAACGTAGTAAAACGGTAGAACGCTTGTTTATTGATGCGGATATTTCTGTTGTCGTCAATAACAAAAAAGAGTTGTTAAAAGGGCAAGCACAAATCCAGGTTGGCTTATTAGAATCAGGGTTTGAGTTGCCGCAAGATAATTTAATCGTGTTAGTAGAAAAAGAAATTCTACATACCAGAACGAAACGTCAAGCACGTAAACAAACCATTTCTAATGCGGAACGATTAAAGAGTTATAATGAATTAAGTCCTGGTGATTATGTGGTTCATGCTAATCACGGGATTGGTAAATACATTGGCATGGAGACATTACTAAGTGGTGGCACACACCAGGATTACATGACCATTTTGTATCAAAATAACGATAAATTGTTTATTCCAGTGACCCAGTTAGATTTAATTCAAAAATATGTGGCTTCTGAGTCTAGAACGCCACGTATTAATAAATTAGGTGGTAGTGAGTGGACAAAGACAAAGAAAAAAGTATCGGCAAAAGTTGAAGATATCGCGGATGATTTAATTCAATTATATGCAGCAAGAGAAGCTGAAGTAGGATATGCTTTTTCACCAGATGACAATTACCAGCATGAGTTTGACAATGCCTTCCCGTACGCAGAAACGGACGACCAATTGCGAAGTATCCAAGAAATTAAGAAAGACATGGAGAAAACACGACCAATGGACCGTTTGCTTGTAGGGGACGTGGGTTACGGGAAGACAGAAGTGGCTTTGCGTGCAGCGTTTAAAGCAGTTAGAGATGGCAAACAAGTCGCATTCTTAGTCCCAACGACTATCTTAGCTCAACAGCACTATGAAACGATGTTAGACCGATTTAAAAATTTTCCAGTAAGTATTGGGTTAATGAGTCGATTTAGAACGAAAAAACAACAAGAAGAAACGATTGATCAATTGAAAAAAGGTCAAATAGATATTATTGTTGGCACGCATCGAATTTTATCAAAAGACTTAGAGTTTATGGATTTAGGATTGCTTATCATTGATGAGGAACAACGTTTTGGCGTGAAACATAAAGAGCGACTAAAACAATTACGTGCACAAGTGGATGTATTGACACTGACAGCTACACCGATTCCAAGAACATTGCACATGTCCATGTTGGGGGTGCGAGATTTATCGGTTATTGAAACCCCGCCGGCTAATCGTTACCCAGTGCAAACATATGTGATGGAGAAAAATCCAGGGGCTATACGTGAGGCGTGTGAGCGAGAAATTGCGCGTGGTGGACAAGTGTTTTATCTATACAATCGTGTGGATACGATTGAGCAAAAAGTCGATGAATTAAAAATGCTATTACCTAACGCTCGTATTTCTTATGCACATGGTCAAATGACAGAAATTCAGTTAGAAAATGCGTTAATGGAATTTATTAATGGTGAATACGATATTTTAGTGACAACGACGATTATTGAAACAGGGGTTGATATTCCTAATGTAAATACGTTGTTTGTGGAAAACGCCGATCACATGGGATTATCTCAGCTTTATCAGTTAAGAGGTCGTGTTGGCCGAAGTAATCGCGTGGCGTATGCTTATTTTATGTATGAACCGCAAAAAGTCTTAAATGAAGTGAGCGAGAAACGACTTCAAGCGATTAAAGATTTTACGGAATTAGGTTCAGGATTTAAAATTGCCATGCGAGATTTGTCAATTCGTGGTGCTGGAAACCTGTTAGGTGCTCAGCAACATGGCTTTATTGACTCAGTCGGGTTTGATATGTACACTCATATGCTTAATGAAGCAGTTAATCGTAAGCGTGGTGTCGATAGTAAAGAGACGAAAACAGTAACTGAAATTGACTTGGGCATTGATGCGTATATTCCAAGTGATTATATAGAAGATGAGCGTCAAAAAATTGAAATGTATAAGCGAATTAGACAACTTGAAAATCAAGAGATGTATGATGAATTAGAAGCTGATCTATTAGATAGATTTGGTGAATACCCTGATGAAGTCGCAAATCTATTAACTGTTGGGTTGATAAAAATGAATGCTGATTTTGCCTTAATTGATAAAATTCAAAAGAAAAAGCAATCAATTTATGTTGAATTAAGCAAGGAAGGCACGTCTGCTTACACAATCGAGCAGTTATTTAAAGCTTTATCAAAAACAACTTTAAAAGCAGAAATCAGTACAGACGAGCATTTGGCTGTGACATTCAAACTAGGTAAAGACACAACCGTTGCAATATGGTTACATGAAGTGTCAACATTTATTGAAGCATTAAGGCAAGAGCGATATGCTAAAAAAGATGTACGGGATGATGCGAATGGAAAAAATTAAAGTAGAAAAAACTGTTTTAAAAGGAACGTTGATTTTAACGATTACGTCTTTTGTGGTAAAGATACTGAGTGCTGTGTATCGCGTGCCATTTCAAAATTTAGTGGGAGACGAAGGGTTTTATGTGTACCAACAAGTGTACCCTATCTATGGTATTGCGATGACATTGTCGTTATCTGGTATGCCTGTATTTTTATCAAAAATTTTAGCTAGTGAAGAGTCTTTGATTGAAAGAAAAAAAATTCTTACCCAATTTTTTTACTATGTTAGTTTCTTGTCTATCTATTTATTTTTAGGCTTATTTGTTGGGGCACCACTCATTGCCATGATGATGGGAGACAAAGAGCTCATACCACTTATTCGTGTTGTATCGTTGGTATTTTTACTGGTACCATTTTTATCTACTTTTAGAGGTTATTTTCAAGGAGAGGTGAATATGTTACCAACTGCAACCTCGCAGTTAGTGGAACAGGGAATTCGTGTGGGAATTATTTTACTTTCTGGTTGGTTGTTTTATACGCAAAGTTTAGATGTTTACCAAGTAGGAAGTATTGCCACATCAGGAGCGATTATGGGTGGAATATGTGCGATTGTGGTGTTAATATACTATGCAAGAAAGCAGCCGTTATCTTTTTATCCAATTCCCTCAAAGGAACAGCGTGATAATGGATTGCTAAGACGATTAATATTAGAAGGTGGAACGCTTTGCTTTTTTAGTGCTTACCTCGTAATTTTTCAATTGATTGATTCATTTACGATAAAAAAATATTTAGTTTTTTCAGGGATACCGGATCTATCAGCTAAAATAGCCAAGGGAGTCTTTGATAGAGGACAGCCATTGGTACAATTAGGATTGGTTGTGGCCATTGCAATGACTGCTACATTCATGCCGACGTTAACTCATTACTATAAAAGTAAAAAGAAATCAGATTATCAATCAATGGTGTTATCCTATTTAAAAGTGTCATTGAGTATTTCTGTGGCAGCAGGTATTGGATTGGCCATCATGATTCCATTTATCAATGTGACACTTTTTAGCAACAATGATGGCGCATCAACATTGTCGCTATTTGTACTATCTGTTAGTATTGCCTCAATGATTCAAACGTATCAAACAATTTATCAAAGTCAAAACCGAGTACATTATCAATTTGTCGCTGCAATATTTGGTGTGTTATTGAAGAGTATTTTGACACCATGTTTAACCTATTATTTTGGAACAATGGGGTCAAGCGTAAGTACGTTACTGGGGTTGTTAGGTTGTTTACTTGTTTTGCATCATTACCTGATCCGTAAGGGATTTGACGTAGCGGTTGGCAAACTTTTTTTAATAAAATTATTGATTAGTTTAGGGTTGATGGCTATTGGAGTCTATGGATTTAGAGTTATCTGTTTAGCTAACGGTTTACTCATAACTCATAGAGGAGTGACGTTTGCTTTAACACTAATAGGTGTCTTTATTGGAGTGACTATCTATCTAATAAGTATTGTGAAATTTAAATTATTTAGTTATGATGAATGGAACATGTTGCCATTTGGCCA
This genomic stretch from Vagococcus sp. CY52-2 harbors:
- the iolG gene encoding inositol 2-dehydrogenase — encoded protein: MKKLNCGVVGVGRVGMMHIKNLLNIPSINILGVSDLFIENAEDELNMLGIEHCYKDYQELLCDEELEALFIFSSTDSHEKIAIDAAKAKKHIFCEKPLSMDTNEESSLKVLRAVKENDVKMQIAFNRRVDRQFRKIYQDVRDGKIGDPQIIKITSRDPDLLPHELIKRIGGLLFDFTMHDFDMARYMAGSNIKEVYARGNTLIDPTLKDINDIDTLAIVLEFENGSFGLIDNSRRAVYGYDQRVEVFGSKGMLKAENVSDSTVELYGEQSLEMENPLPIFMERYHQAYDTEVRLFVEAILNNQPLVATGMDVIMAQRAAVAAQESIATGKPVVVDTTYPKI
- the iolE gene encoding myo-inosose-2 dehydratase, which encodes MTIKLGIAPIAWTNDDMPELGKENTFEQCISEMALAGYTGTEIGNKYPKNPEELKSYLEPRGLSVASAWFSAFLTTKPFEETEEAFMLHRDFLHAMGAKVIVVSEQGHSVQGQMETPVFDKKPEFTEDEWEKLTSGLDKLGELANEKDMSIVYHHHMGTGVQTTDEINRLMAETDPKKVSLLYDTGHLVFSGEDPIEVYQTHKDRIKHIHFKDIRKEKMEEVKTNSFSFLKGVKEGVFTVPGDGMIDFTPIWQEIEKDGYEGWIVVEAEQDPSKANPFIYAKAARNYINLITGL
- a CDS encoding Gfo/Idh/MocA family protein, which translates into the protein MINKELRIGVIGVGAIGTEHIKRINHKIKGARVVGIYDILEEEKKQLADEMGIIFYGSGEDLISSDDVDAILITSIDETHADYVLKALAQEKYVFCEKPLAIDNQSCAKIVEAEVKCGRRLVQVGFMRRYDKGYMELKKLIESKSYGEVLMLHCAHRNPESGLHYTTPMSIIQTAVHEIDVLRWLLQDDYVSVESILPKKQTKMTHDNLHDPQILVLETKNGVVIQLEIFVNCQFGYDIKCEVVCENGELGLVDPHYTYVKHNFSNQTPISPDWQTRFKEAYDTEFQLWVNGVLNNKLEGPSSWDGYVASIITTAGTESTNKGEKINVMLQEKPSIY
- a CDS encoding L,D-transpeptidase family protein; translation: MKRKSLLLVPLIMVLVIVSIYSYFAITYQNKFLPNTKIGQIDVSQLSRKQAEKKLKDNIHENEFVILDNDKTWKAIPKQQLGITFDVNKTVSDTIAKQNPWLWFMNYVNQPKNVPIVMTDYNKDELTKQSNALKTALTNFNKERTPTKNAKIEMKDGSFQITDEVAGNSIDVNKFISAFESHVKEGKGSINLESYVQKPTVLATDTQLKKELADINKLTEVNATYLINGQKVAIPKETIASWLTTNDKGDVTLNQDLVKEYVTQLGQQYNTSTNPTKFNSTKRGEVSVPAGSYSWTIATDSETEQLTKLILSGKGFTDRVPAYQGSATPESALLSNTYIEVDLQAQHMWYYKDGKVALDTDIISGKPSTPTPSGVFYVWNKKRNETLRGEDYASPVDYWMPIDWTGVGIHDSPWQNANAYGGTSYTTVGSHGCINTPPDVCAKLFNMIDVGVPVVIF
- a CDS encoding L-lactate dehydrogenase, with the translated sequence MEHISIDHQKIIVVGNGAVGSSYIFSLVTQNIAQEIGIIDIDVNKAEGDALDLSHALAFTSPKKIYAATYADCKDADIVVITAGAAQKPGETRLDLVNKNLKIFKSIVDDIVSSGFNGIFLIATNPVDILTYATWKFSGFPKHKVIGSGTSLDSARFRQTIAELVDVDARNVHGYILGEHGDTEFPVWSHANIAGLQIYEWVSDHPEIDEEELVNIFFKVRDAAYTIIDKKGATFYGIAVALARITKAILYDENAVLPLSVYLDGQYGLNDIYIGAPAVVNRQGISHVIELPLTDAEQEKFDLSAKRLQEILDEAFE
- the pth gene encoding aminoacyl-tRNA hydrolase, producing the protein MKLIVGLGNPGAKYRTTRHNIGFITLDEIAYQENIEFNKSQFEADTAEFFVDGEKVLLAKPQTFMNESGRSVGPLMTYYNISPENVLVIYDDLDLPVGKVRLRQKGSAGGHNGIKSLISHIGTPEFNRVRIGIDRPNRGEEVIAHVLGNFPKNTHEDMLSAVKLAADASLYWAQGHSFVETMNQYNSKK
- the mfd gene encoding transcription-repair coupling factor; this encodes MYLNQSMMTIIEQDEQVKEWLDNSETQKSQLITGLAGSAKSLVMSTLLKKNKKIMIVTPNLYYGTKLMDDLQHIVDESYLHFFPVDEVAAVEMSFSSPEALAERINSMVFLNSDEPGIIVTPLAGLRRFLPAPNNWKNSVLSVEVGGIIDLTTLPETLVSLGYVREQMIGKPGEFSIRGSIIDIYPLTSEYPVRIDLFDDEIDSLRLFDVETQRSLSDVENILIPPAMDQVVTKDELANAASVLDEALSKKIDGIKDIDRKNQLTAYKNYTVGEWGSGHPTDDISQYIDMIYEEKYHLSDYLSHDDLVVFDDYSRMIDTEKEILREEAEWLTIKLEDNPVFEDRTLGGDFRQIMKKMPQHRTFFSLFQKGMGNLRFSSIYPFEYRAMQQFFGQLPLLKAEMDRWAKQKQTVVVLVEDTERSKTVERLFIDADISVVVNNKKELLKGQAQIQVGLLESGFELPQDNLIVLVEKEILHTRTKRQARKQTISNAERLKSYNELSPGDYVVHANHGIGKYIGMETLLSGGTHQDYMTILYQNNDKLFIPVTQLDLIQKYVASESRTPRINKLGGSEWTKTKKKVSAKVEDIADDLIQLYAAREAEVGYAFSPDDNYQHEFDNAFPYAETDDQLRSIQEIKKDMEKTRPMDRLLVGDVGYGKTEVALRAAFKAVRDGKQVAFLVPTTILAQQHYETMLDRFKNFPVSIGLMSRFRTKKQQEETIDQLKKGQIDIIVGTHRILSKDLEFMDLGLLIIDEEQRFGVKHKERLKQLRAQVDVLTLTATPIPRTLHMSMLGVRDLSVIETPPANRYPVQTYVMEKNPGAIREACEREIARGGQVFYLYNRVDTIEQKVDELKMLLPNARISYAHGQMTEIQLENALMEFINGEYDILVTTTIIETGVDIPNVNTLFVENADHMGLSQLYQLRGRVGRSNRVAYAYFMYEPQKVLNEVSEKRLQAIKDFTELGSGFKIAMRDLSIRGAGNLLGAQQHGFIDSVGFDMYTHMLNEAVNRKRGVDSKETKTVTEIDLGIDAYIPSDYIEDERQKIEMYKRIRQLENQEMYDELEADLLDRFGEYPDEVANLLTVGLIKMNADFALIDKIQKKKQSIYVELSKEGTSAYTIEQLFKALSKTTLKAEISTDEHLAVTFKLGKDTTVAIWLHEVSTFIEALRQERYAKKDVRDDANGKN
- a CDS encoding oligosaccharide flippase family protein; this translates as MEKIKVEKTVLKGTLILTITSFVVKILSAVYRVPFQNLVGDEGFYVYQQVYPIYGIAMTLSLSGMPVFLSKILASEESLIERKKILTQFFYYVSFLSIYLFLGLFVGAPLIAMMMGDKELIPLIRVVSLVFLLVPFLSTFRGYFQGEVNMLPTATSQLVEQGIRVGIILLSGWLFYTQSLDVYQVGSIATSGAIMGGICAIVVLIYYARKQPLSFYPIPSKEQRDNGLLRRLILEGGTLCFFSAYLVIFQLIDSFTIKKYLVFSGIPDLSAKIAKGVFDRGQPLVQLGLVVAIAMTATFMPTLTHYYKSKKKSDYQSMVLSYLKVSLSISVAAGIGLAIMIPFINVTLFSNNDGASTLSLFVLSVSIASMIQTYQTIYQSQNRVHYQFVAAIFGVLLKSILTPCLTYYFGTMGSSVSTLLGLLGCLLVLHHYLIRKGFDVAVGKLFLIKLLISLGLMAIGVYGFRVICLANGLLITHRGVTFALTLIGVFIGVTIYLISIVKFKLFSYDEWNMLPFGQKIYKHFY